A window of Acinetobacter chinensis genomic DNA:
TGCTGCGATAATGACTAATTCATCATTAAATTGGTTAAGCTTTTGAGCAAATTTTTGACCAAACGCAGCATTTGCCAATTGAGCATAAAAAACAGCAAATAAGACAATTGCGTATTGCTTAGGATTGAGTTTATTTAAAAGATTCATGATCTATTCCTTAAAATACTTGGACGTATTGCCCTTTGTTAAGAGTTTGAACAAACGATGCTTGTTGCACGTTTGGTTGATTGCTTGGTTGATTATTTACACGCAGGCGCACAGGTTCAGATTGTGCTGAATAGCTATTGTTTTCTGTACTTTGATTTTGACTTGCGGAGTATTGCGGGTACTGATTTTGTTGCCATGAAGCGAGAACTAGAATGTCACTTTTTCGACTGGCTTCAGTAGGGTTATTATTTGCAGTGTAAGTTTTAAATGAACCACCCCCATTTAGTGTTTGGTATTTACTGGATACAAGGCGTACATAGTTTTGTGTTTCACGGTAAGGGGGAATACCTCCAAACTTTTCAACTGCCCCATGCCCTGCATTGTATCCAGCAATCATTTTTGTAAGATCACCATTAAATCTTTTATTCAGGAAAGCGAGATAACGAGTACCCGCAATAATAGACTGTTCAGGTTCATATAATCGGCTAGGGTCTACACCCATTAAACGAGCTGTAGAGGGAATGACTTGCATCAAACCCCTAGCATCTTTATGTGATCGAGCATTTGGCTTAAAGGCGCTTTCTCTTGCCATAATTGCCGTTACTAAATTAGGGTCTAAACCATTGGCTACAGAATGTTTGTGAATAAGATCATCATAAGGTGACGCATATACAAACAGTGGCGTACTGCAAGCTAAACCGATTATAAGTTTTTTAAACATTGTCATTATTCCTTATAGAGTTATAACAGTATAACTCTACTAGCTTAATCAATAAATGGTCTATTTGAAAATTTATGTTTCTCTTTAAAGAACTGGTCTAAAGCGATAAGATAAA
This region includes:
- a CDS encoding TrbC/VirB2 family protein: MNLLNKLNPKQYAIVLFAVFYAQLANAAFGQKFAQKLNQFNDELVIIAAVAFVTGVICLAITMLGGGSEKVKRWGIGLIVAGILVFVAPDLGNFFFN
- a CDS encoding lytic transglycosylase domain-containing protein; translated protein: MFKKLIIGLACSTPLFVYASPYDDLIHKHSVANGLDPNLVTAIMARESAFKPNARSHKDARGLMQVIPSTARLMGVDPSRLYEPEQSIIAGTRYLAFLNKRFNGDLTKMIAGYNAGHGAVEKFGGIPPYRETQNYVRLVSSKYQTLNGGGSFKTYTANNNPTEASRKSDILVLASWQQNQYPQYSASQNQSTENNSYSAQSEPVRLRVNNQPSNQPNVQQASFVQTLNKGQYVQVF